In Saccharomyces paradoxus chromosome XVI, complete sequence, the genomic stretch TTGACAAATTATTTAACAGTTTATCGTAGGTAGCAGTGACTTTGACTTCACAATTAGGATCGTCAGTCGAGTCTGCAGGCAATGTTTCTAAGGATTCTTTGTCGGGATTAGGCGCGGAAACATCGGAATCCACGCCGGAAGTAAGTGTCGAAGCGCTATTCTGAATGGATTCACCATAAatgttttccaattctACGTTGTTGGAATTGACGTTCTGAATCAAATCATCGATGGAATCAATACCTTTAGCCTTCATAATTGCTGATCTTAACACAGCACCTGATGGAATCTTTGGCAAAATCTTCGGATTAGCTGGGCTAAATAAACTAGTGGCAGCCGTTTCATTATTGAAAGCTGaaactgaagaagatgatgttGACTTATCAACAATTTGTGTGTTGCTAGGCATATGGCGTGACTGCAGCGGTGTTTGCCTTGTTGATTCATTTTCAGGATATAAAGACCTCTGCTGTTGAACAAAGAAACCCCATTTATGTAAttcaccttcttcttcttcctgCTTTTTACAACCTGCAGAAGTACTCGACGATGAATTCTTGAACACCAGCGGTTTACCTGTGAAAACATCGATGGTTTTACCGGAATCGGTTGCCATTAAATGTGGCCTTGCTGTGATTACATCATTCTCAGGTTgtattttctcttcaggGACATGGTAACCGGATTCAACGTGCTTTAATGCTGGTAATTTTGAATCTTCGCCATATGAGTCAACGCTTTCCTTGGAATCATCCCTACCGGATCCCAGGACATCATTCAGATTTGGGTTGTGCGAAAACAATTCAAGTATGTTGCATAAGTTTTGTTCTAAAAGTAGCAGCCTTACAagattttccttttcttgtaatGGTAGTTCACCAGATTTCCTCTTTTCGAACATAGAATCTATTGTATGCTGAACATTATGGTGCAAAATGTGGAACTTTtcgatatattttttcagcaaGTATCTTTTCGTGGTATCTTTCTTAACCTTTATGTTCTTATCGCTCAACAAGTTCAGTTTTTCTAGGACGCTTTCAGCGGTCATAGTAACTAAAGAGCCATCGAATAGTAAATCATCCTGCGAATCCAATTCATCTAATTGGAAAGTCGAATCCATGGTCCGTCTCATATTTCTCATCAAGCACAGCGCTATTCTTGATTGAATCTCTTCCGATATTAAATCATAGTCAAAATCCAAACCAATCAAGTTGGGAGAGTCTCTCGCAAATGCGTAAAGCGTAGATGAAAAACTGTTTTTAGCAAACAGACCCTTAACGTCCAATACACAAGAGCTATCTGATTCTCCATCTGTGTTAGTTTGCTGAACAGGTGAGTCCCCACCATTCATTAAATAGAAGTTTTCAACGTTTTGATTAGTCATCGACACATGCGAGAGTGATTTGCACTTAATCAAAATGTTACAAACGACGGCTAGTTCTTTTAACGTCAAATTATTGCTATCCAAATGTATCCTCTTCAGGTTCGGAAATCTTGGTAAATACTTGTACATGTAGGGTAAAATGTCGGGAAAGCATTGTGGCAAATTGctcaaatccaaaaaaatcaagttAGGTAACTTCGAAAGGTATTTCAAAAGCAAAGCTAAATCGTAAGAAGTCGAAATATTGGTACTGTTCAAGATGAAATATCTCAAGTTATTATACGATAGGGCAGACAATTTACCGACCATTGACTTAACCATGGTAGATAAATCATTAAAGGCTAGATCCACACCTTGGACATTATACTGAGACATCcaattgaagatgaatttCAGACAATCCTGGGAGATATTGGAAGTAGTGGCACCTGCCAAGCCAAGCCTGATGCCCGATTCTGGGAAGTTTTTTTGGGTGGCAAAGGATGTCAACAAACGTGCGAAGCATGAGTAAGGAATCTTGTTGAACTGAATACCATTCAATAACAATTCCTCCAAAGGTTTGTGACATCTCTGCGATAATACGTCAGTAAATAAATCCCAATCCATATTATGGCGATACAGTGATTCAGCGAGGTCAGATTTGACTTTCGTTTGAGAAATGTCCAGTTTGTTCAATGATTTGTTTAGCAAAAGGAACTTACACAGTAGTTTCCACCCATCTTGGTCGATTCGTACATTTCTTAAGCTCAATTTGTCTAGAACTGTGGAGTTGACTAAGGCAGAGATGATTATCCTGAACATATCCTGGTTTAAAGCAACATTATCAAAAACTATTGTGTGAATGGGAGCAATGGTTATGAAATCACAAAATGAAAGGATATCAATCAACGTAGGCTTAGGGTTTAGAAACTTCAATATTTGTAAGGGAGCAGTCTTATCCTTTACTTGTCTTAAAGTAGATGGAATAGGTAAAATTTCCCTTAAATGGCAACACCTCGTGTAAATAACGTCCAATGTGACCTCATTGTTTTCCATGGAATCACCGTCTTGACAGTTATCTTGATCAGGTTCCTTGAAATAGTGCTCATGCATGTGAATGGGCTTATCAATGCCAGCTTTTGAAAGGCTTTCTGCAAGCTTATTATTCTCGAACTCCTGGCCAGTTTCCACGTTTGGTGGTGGCACCTCTTCACTTTGTTTTGTAATGGTGTCTTTTGATGACTTTGCGGTAAGCTTACCGCCTGCGTCCGACGCGGTTTTAAAGCTAGCCACTTCAAAGGCTATTCTATTAGCAGCAAAATGAGCTTCTTGCTGATGCTTAGCAGCCTCCCTTAGAGCTAGCTTTTGGTTTTCCAAGGCCAGTATATACTCTTTAGAATTCTTCGTGTACAACGGCCCCTTAATGTTAGAATTGGTCGACTTCGCCGATTGATTGCTACTGGAAATGCCCACAGAAATAGAAGGAATCTCGCTTACCATGTCATCTGGGATAAGAATATTCCCCTTTTTTGGAGTTCTTGAAGGAAGTTGTTGAGGAGGGTCGGATTCGAATTTATCGACGGCAAACGATACccttttcaatgaaacCGTAGATAAATCTTTTACTGTAAGTGCAGGGGAGGGAAGTACTGATGGTAATGGTGACACAGGAGTAGGCGGTTTGCTAGCTGTTGGAGCCGGTCCTCTCATTGGTGATGAAAGCTCTTTCGCACGTTGGTCAGAAGTACCAATTTTTGTAGCGTCGTTAGGCTCATTCGCAGGGGTGCTAGTATTAACAACAGGTAATGGTTTTTTAGCGGTGgaagcagaagaagaggtAGATCTTTTGCCGAACAGAGACCCGAAAATTGAccttttggatttttctcCATTAGTTGAGTTACTTCTCTTGATAGTAGCATTCGACGGTGAAGAAATTAGTGGGAGCTTCCCCTTGCCAACAGAAGCAGCCGCGGTGGCGTTTATGCTCGGGTTTGCCAACCTTAGTTTGGACGAGACCACAGCATTGGATATAGAGGTGGAGCGCTTCTTTCTTACAAATTGAGTACCAGATCTGTTGTCATCATTATCTATAACATCTATAGCGTCCACGGTATCCAAATTATCAATGTCGGCAGAATCGCTTCGGTTACCACTATTAATAGGAGTAAGTAATGGTATGTTATCAGTGTCCGACGCAGACATATTGCCATTGTTTCTCTCCAAATCTGGTTTCTCGATATTAGAAAGTGCTGCATTAGATACCGATGAGGACCTCGCACGAGGCTTATCATTGCTAGTCCTGTTGCCACTCGTGCTattttctccatttttTAAAGTGGACttagatgaagaggatgcTGGCGACGTAGAAGGCCTCGATGCCTTAGTATTCGTTTTCCGCCTACTCTTGCCTTTATATAACCAATCTACGGGCACATCGAACTCGGTGTTAGTTATCATAACCTAGGTACTATCACCACTCCTATTCTTGCTTTGGTAGACTTTCGTTCCTGCTCTTTCTATAGGACTACTATAGATAATATAAACTAAATTTTAGCTTTGTGCTGTAGTGTTATTTCCCAAAACAAactcttctttctcttagTCTTCCCGCTCGCTTATTTGCTCACGATACCaagaattcttttttttttccttcttttctttttcttacaCTACcctcttcttgttcttccttGCGTTTTTACCCCTCTTCCCTTTATTTTGcagcaaaaagaaagatagGAAggcaaaaggaaaaggacCATAGCGACGGCAGAGCTGAACAAGCAAGGaaagggaagaaaagatgaatAATCCGTCGCAATGATGACTGCGCGGTCATGGGATTTCAATTGGCAAGGACTAATATTGTGATTGTTTGGGGTACGGCGCAGAAGGTAATTCTGTAACCGTAATGCCCGTGCTATGATGATTGCATCACTAAGACGTAATGTGGAAACACCGCTTTTTGCTCCGCGGACATCGACCTAAGGAGAAATGCCATATTATTTCCGGGTATATCCGCGCCAAACCTCTCGGGGCCGAAGTTCGGACGCTTTATCTCCGCTTAGCCAAGGCCGTCAGAGGCGATAAGGTGCGTTGCACCCCAATTAGCCataaggaagaaaaaaaaaagcatgTATGATCATGATGATGCAAAATTGAGAGGAAAAATGACTCAGGCTATTTATATAAGTAAATGAAAGGGTTTGAAGCCTTTTTCTGTTTCCATTCTTCGCTCTTCCGCATACTTGTATTCATTCACAAAAGTATTTTTAAGTCAGCAAGAACGTCCCTTCATATAACAATTGAATAAGGAAAATATAACACATTTCAACCTGATGCTTCCTATTATAACGAGATTGGCAAGACCTGCTGTGATGACCGCTAGACCTGTGAATGCCATAGGGGTTTTGAGAGCGTCCAGCATAACGAAAAGACTTTATCATCCCAAGGTTATAGAACATTACACACACCCAAGAAATGTCGGTTCACTAGATAAGAAATTACCCAACGTCGGCACGGGCTTAGTGGGTGCGCCAGCGTGCGGTGATGTGATGAGGTTGCAGATCAAAGTAAACGACTCTACTGGCGTTATTGAGGACGTCAAGTTTAAAACTTTTGGATGTGGCTCCGCCATTGCCTCCTCTTCATATATGACTGAATTGGTACAGGGAATGACCTTGGACGATGCCGCGAAGATTAAGAACACTGAAATTGCTAAGGAATTGAGCTTGCCCCCCGTCAAGTTGCACTGCTCTATGTTGGCGGAAGATGCGATCAAAGCAGCTATTAAGGATTACAAGTCCAAGAGAAACACTCCAACTACGCTATCgtaaggaaaaagaagaccaagacaagaaaaaaacaaggaCAAGAACAAGCCCTCCAACG encodes the following:
- the GIP3 gene encoding protein phosphatase regulator GIP3 (Cytoplasmic protein that regulates protein phosphatase 1 Glc7p~similar to YPL137C), yielding MITNTEFDVPVDWLYKGKSRRKTNTKASRPSTSPASSSSKSTLKNGENSTSGNRTSNDKPRARSSSVSNAALSNIEKPDLERNNGNMSASDTDNIPLLTPINSGNRSDSADIDNLDTVDAIDVIDNDDNRSGTQFVRKKRSTSISNAVVSSKLRLANPSINATAAASVGKGKLPLISSPSNATIKRSNSTNGEKSKRSIFGSLFGKRSTSSSASTAKKPLPVVNTSTPANEPNDATKIGTSDQRAKELSSPMRGPAPTASKPPTPVSPLPSVLPSPALTVKDLSTVSLKRVSFAVDKFESDPPQQLPSRTPKKGNILIPDDMVSEIPSISVGISSSNQSAKSTNSNIKGPLYTKNSKEYILALENQKLALREAAKHQQEAHFAANRIAFEVASFKTASDAGGKLTAKSSKDTITKQSEEVPPPNVETGQEFENNKLAESLSKAGIDKPIHMHEHYFKEPDQDNCQDGDSMENNEVTLDVIYTRCCHLREILPIPSTLRQVKDKTAPLQILKFLNPKPTLIDILSFCDFITIAPIHTIVFDNVALNQDMFRIIISALVNSTVLDKLSLRNVRIDQDGWKLLCKFLLLNKSLNKLDISQTKVKSDLAESLYRHNMDWDLFTDVLSQRCHKPLEELLLNGIQFNKIPYSCFARLLTSFATQKNFPESGIRLGLAGATTSNISQDCLKFIFNWMSQYNVQGVDLAFNDLSTMVKSMVGKLSALSYNNLRYFILNSTNISTSYDLALLLKYLSKLPNLIFLDLSNLPQCFPDILPYMYKYLPRFPNLKRIHLDSNNLTLKELAVVCNILIKCKSLSHVSMTNQNVENFYLMNGGDSPVQQTNTDGESDSSCVLDVKGLFAKNSFSSTLYAFARDSPNLIGLDFDYDLISEEIQSRIALCLMRNMRRTMDSTFQLDELDSQDDLLFDGSLVTMTAESVLEKLNLLSDKNIKVKKDTTKRYLLKKYIEKFHILHHNVQHTIDSMFEKRKSGELPLQEKENLVRLLLLEQNLCNILELFSHNPNLNDVLGSGRDDSKESVDSYGEDSKLPALKHVESGYHVPEEKIQPENDVITARPHLMATDSGKTIDVFTGKPLVFKNSSSSTSAGCKKQEEEEGELHKWGFFVQQQRSLYPENESTRQTPLQSRHMPSNTQIVDKSTSSSSVSAFNNETAATSLFSPANPKILPKIPSGAVLRSAIMKAKGIDSIDDLIQNVNSNNVELENIYGESIQNSASTLTSGVDSDVSAPNPDKESLETLPADSTDDPNCEVKVTATYDKLLNNLSMERSIRL
- the ISU1 gene encoding iron-binding protein ISU1 (Conserved protein of the mitochondrial matrix~similar to YPL135W) → MLPIITRLARPAVMTARPVNAIGVLRASSITKRLYHPKVIEHYTHPRNVGSLDKKLPNVGTGLVGAPACGDVMRLQIKVNDSTGVIEDVKFKTFGCGSAIASSSYMTELVQGMTLDDAAKIKNTEIAKELSLPPVKLHCSMLAEDAIKAAIKDYKSKRNTPTTLS